Within the Glycine soja cultivar W05 chromosome 3, ASM419377v2, whole genome shotgun sequence genome, the region TAATCGCTAGTCACATGATAAATTAAGGTTTGAATtactgttaaaaaatatattcatatttagtattttagtctcaaacaaaattatctctaataaaaaagaaaaccaaaaaatataataatggaAAGGGTATAATGtgattaatttaatgttttaatgGGTAAATTATGGTTTAAAAAACGGGTAATTTCTACCATGCCTTTGTATTTAATGGGTACTGATactttttatgaataaattaataaataataaacatgtGTACTTTTGAGTTTCATGTTATAGGTAATATAGAATAGATAATATGActtattatttaatgttttgattttgaaaattgaaatgatttttCAAATGTGATTAAAGTAACGTATCATTAAGCGTGtagatcaatttaaatttcaggtATGTAAttgcatttaatatttaaagacCTAACAATTTTATCTGATTCAGACATTGTTGCTCTCAgactttcaataaaaaatataagtgatctatgaaaaaaagttgaatattcaaatattttattcaaacatTTCTAGTGCATTATACTCCTTTTGCCACAAGGGCATTTTTCTCCTAGAATGAAATTGAAGGGTACCCTACCTTCATAGGCCCTAATGAGATCATTATATTTAGGGGCAAGCAAACATATCTGACCCAActcaaaatcaagaaaataaaaaaaatggcattTGGGTGGGTTCAGATAGGTTTAAAAAAGGTTTTACATAGGTTTTTTTGGTCGGTAACGGATTCAACATACTTGACCCATTAGAACCTGAAATTGATTGAATCATTAGGTCTAATAAGAGGATGTTTAAAAACCAAGGTATAAAAGCTTTGTTAACCAGATTCATCCTTCATTTTTCATCTAGTGTTGCACTGTTCCCTTTTCATATCCAAACCCTAAAATTGTTCTCTCCCAAATAACACACGGAACTCCCTTCGCTCCCTTCTCATGAATctccttttttttactaaagttgattagttaaaattttgaaaaaaaaaataaaactgataaaaaaaaatttaaagctaGCATAAAAATGAtctaaaatagttttaacttaaaatcaaattattaacaaaactAAACATACAGGACCCTTGTTAAAAGGTATGATACTGCTATTGTCAATAATCACATTCAtgagaatattattattaaaaatgttatttaaggaaatatttaaaaatttggttGGTTAGATATTAACATTTCtaggaatatttttaaattttaaaataattgaaataaaaaaaattattagtgggTTATAAAATAACTTCCCTCGTTCTCGTGGGAAAGCAATTTACCCATCCCTAActgtggaaataaaaaaagaatcaaaatgtgTTGTAACTACATTCCCGGGAATGAACAAtacttgaattttattttcttaattttaaatttagtctttctatttatcttaaattttaaatttattttttttataatttaattcatcaattcagtttttaattttttttataatcctgATATTTTAATACTTAATTCTGGAATTAGATGTTAACTATTATTTGTGAGTCTTGCCGTCACCTGATGGGACGTTATTTGGGtgcactattaaaaaaataaaaagctcttttctctctcctttgcGTTGCCCTCTGCAACTCATTTCTCTCTCCTTTGCGTTGCCCTCTGCAActcatttctctctcttctctcatgTGTATATCGCAGAAGAAAAATGGAGATGTCAATGGAGCAAAAGAAAGCAAATGAACtggttgaaaggaaaaaaatgtggTTTCAGAGTCATGCCATTACATACGTCAAATATATAAACCCCTTTCAAAGCATTTTTCTGTTcattcatatattaaaaatcatggTCTTTTAATTTCCTTAGGCGCAATGTTGTGAGTTACTGTTAGTGAAGTATGTACAAGAAATTATAACCGGCTCATTTGTTTTGTTTCGTTTTTTTCTGCTTTTAGCAAACAAGACCTTTGAAAAAGTTGCAACGTGGGGCTTCATGTGAGCATGATTTTGTACCTGCTGCAAGAGTATCATTTTGACCCTGCAACTGCCGCTATTGTAATATTCCTGTGGAACTAAATAAGTGCAGAGGGCAACAcgtgagagaaaagagagaaatgagTTGCAGAGGACAAGgtagaggagagagaaaagagctTTGTATTGGATTGAGATTTTGATagaatattttgacaaaaataatcttaaagattttaaaagattatgtgggattgtattgattttgtgggattttaaaagattttttttaaaagactttttacaaTCAGGATTCTTAACCTaagattttaatggatttctaacacagatttttaagatttcaaaatactttatggatttttaagattttgaaagattaatacattttaaacaaaaaaataacggaagttacaaaagtgaatgaaaaagatgataaataaattataatgtttgaataaagaaaataaaaacgatagaaattttaaaccttttaataacaaagtcattattgcctaaaaaaataataacaaagtgaTTCTCACTTCATGTTCGCCTAATTATTAGCATTTCTCTACATATCTGAACCTATATTAGTCCTCCATATATTAGCATCTTCTCGTTCCTGCTCTTGTGTTTGAACAATGGGTTCATGATCATTATCTTCGTAATTTGGTAAcactgaagatgaagatgaagactcGTCAGTAAGTTTCACTGGAAATTCATCAGAACGACATTCTTTGCGAAGAAAATTATGAAGTGCTGCACATGCCAACACAAGCTCTGCttgtgttttaaataaaaatggagGTGCTGACTTAAAAATTGTGACCAAATATCAAATATCCTCTCAATCACATTCCTTAAGGATGCATGCCGAAGATTAAataattccttttcattttcaggGTCATTACCGTGACCTGCAAAATCTTGTAGATGATATCGTACACCTCGATATGGGGCTAAAAATTTGCGTCGATTAGGAAATCCACAATCCACTAGATAATACTTACCTTGGAGCACTTTAAGTCCATTCTTCCTTGCCAAAGCATCACTTAACACCTTGGAATCATGTGCTGAACCCTCCCACCCGCTAAGAACGTACATGAATTCCAAATCAAAGTTACAAGCAGCTAATACATTTTGTGATATATTTCCATGACGATCACGATAACTGCTTACATCTCGTCCTTTTACTGATGCGGGAATATGTGTACCATCAATAGCTCCAATGCAATCCTAAAGTGTGTGTATcaataatcataaatattattataataatcacaattataattataatcttgTTATAATTAGATAATGATCACATACCTTAAAATAAGGATAAAACCTTGTGCTTTCCCTTATTTTTGCAGGCATAGTTGAGCCTGGTCTAACCATTAAATCAGGTGCTAATGAGTTCAGAGCTTTCAAAATCTTGTGAAAATTTTCACTTGTAGCAAATTGTAATCGGCCAAATGTATTGCGGATTACACAATATCGAGTGTTCTGGCCGACAATCTGTAGGAATGATGCAAGCATTTCTTCAACGCAAATAAATCTTGTATCCTCCAAAGgtgttttttctcttataatcgTGCACAACTTTCGAAATACATCAGGATACATCCTATATACTTGTCGAAAGATTGCAGGATCATCATTTAATGCTTTGTGTATATAGTCATATCCCCGACTAGTAATTTGTCGTCGAGTTAATGGACGTTCAATATGTTCACCATGCATCATATTCAAAAACTGATTTAATATATCTATTAAAGCATAAATTGCCATCACATATGTGTATGTGGCTTCATAAAATTCTTCATTTGTTTCCTCGTCATCTATATCTTCATCATTTGTATCTTCATTATATATATCTCCATCCATTTCTTCGTTCTTTATGTCATGGTCATGGTTATAAGTCAATATCAAAGTTAATATCAAAGTTAAtacaaattcatatataaaataaatataactaaagttTAACCACAAcaatttcacaaaatatataaccTAAATACTTCAACCATAATAGTTCGaccaaaaaacaaaccaaatattTCAACCAAAATACAACCATAATAGTTCGaccaaaaaacaaaccaaatactTCAACCAAAATAGAGACCCAAAAGATATAGTTCAACAAACTCAcgatgtttaaaataatatgttaataatagatgatcaaaatattaattattcccTAACTTAAAGTTTATCCAAGATGAGCGTTCTTCCGgtgacatcttcaagaaaaaatccttttttgcTTTAGTATTTAACAATTAAGCTGTCTTGAAACGCGTTATGTCATCCAAATTTGgaatttcttttataacatCCCAAATAATACCCTCGAGCTCTCTATCTCTATctctatctttttctcttttctccatcatgttggatattttttcaaaattcacagcaATAGTCCCAATGCCAACAGAAAGATTTTCCAGAACGTTGCCTTGATTGTTGATCCCAACAGCGCTTGAACTCCCTCCATACTCGGATCTCCTTCGCTTGtgacagttttgtttttctatgGGAACCTCTGAATCTAAAGGGGGGTGGGATGGTGGACTTGGTTGGTTTGGTGATGGAGGCTGATATGCTGGTTCATAGTTATTTGGTGTTATGAATGTATCACTATTAGGATCATATGAAAATTCTTCTATCCCAACAGTTCTATTTTCTGGCTCAAAAGTTGTTGCATCAGTATCATCTGGATCGACTGATATAGAATTATTCCCGCTAGAAACTCCACCCCCAACAACGATCTTCAAATACTCATAATCAACCATACTTTTTCCTCGAAGTTTGCTGTGACTTGGGTgggactaaaaaaaaatcattgttaatatactacaaatattataatttactaaatttataactattgatatatttaaaagattatgaACTTAGCTCACCTTTAAGTAATCTTTCCATACATCCTCATGAGCAGTGAAAGTTTTTCCAATTGGGTCCCATCCAAAGCCAGAGTTGTTGCGCATAAGGGTTGACATCATGTTATACTGGTTTCGAAACCACTTCATCCGACTCAAATAATGACTATAAGTTTTAGGGAATTTAGTTTTTGCATTGAGTTGAGGAAGTATTATTCGTTCTACATTTTGTTTGCTAAGTGACCCATTGGCATCACGCAATCCCCTATTCATAGCATCCACCAAGAGGTGCAACAACTCATTGGTATCCTCCATAGTCCAAGATACATAATTATCTTTGTCTCTACTCTttcctttgttattttcttgtgaATCCCCCATTTGAtcgctaatatatatataagaaactagttatttgacaaaaatagttattgtttccTAATTGTCAAAAGTATAGTGACTATATCCCGAATAATATACAATTCAAtagaaaaaccaataaaaaactacctaataataaaataagggtCATGCTAACATGCGCACTTAGGGCACATGTTAAGGATACTTTCAATAGTAACTATGtcttaaaaacaacaatttttgacttttaaaaaagtaaattgcaCAACTTTCAAtgcaaaatttctatacataaTACACTAACAAGTGTCTTAAGGGCACATGTTAGcattttccataaaaataatactcatatatcataaaatcatttaaaaaaaaactattaacaaaataacaataataataacacaataacaattaaaaaattattaacacaataataataataataacacgctgtcaaaaaaataataataacacattaataattaacattttaataataacacaagaaaataataataataataatggacgttgtaaaaaaacaagttgaagaaacagaaaaaaaaagagttttttattttgatttgcatatacagtactaaaaaaaaagcaatatgaAATCTTGATGCATATCAATTGTCATTCTTTTGATGCATATTCATTGCCTGGACGTTGAAAACAATATGAATACGAAATCTTGAAGCATATACAGCacccttttcttttgatttgcgTAATATACATATAGTATGAACAATATTGACTATCGAttgccattaaaaaaataggtaaaattgattgaaaagttGTAAGAGAATGAACCTGGTAGTGGTTTGTGTCTTGTTCGGCaggagaagaaaaagtcttTGGAAGATTATGAAAAGTCTCAAGGGTTTGGGTGAGATTGTTAGAGGagtattttatgtgtatttctaactaaaaagtctctcaaaatccattccacaaaagaatccatcaaaatctatttacttttgaataccaaaagacattttaaaagtGGTAAGAAATCTCAATTGAACACCAACAAATTTTGTTgccctgaaaaaaaaatctttattgtcttaattgaataccacaagatttgcttatattttataaaagtcttgattgaataccacaagactttttaatcataaaaaagtcttttaaaatcctttgaaatcttaatccaatttaattttaggattgaaaatcaaattaacggggattaaaaaaataaaatattcaattgataaattaaattatatgatgattaaatttaaaattgaaacaaataaaaagattaaatttataattaaatattttttgtaagagAGGAAGCCTAGGGTGATTCACTTCTACAAGTGATTTATTGTGAACTAAATgtatttaaatcattaaattCCTGTCACACATATAAGCATGTGAGAAATTGacttttttgttatcttttttagACTATCTTTGTCTTTCGAAATTAtactgtttttataaaatagattcACGATTACTTGTTAACACAGTTGTTATGTGACGTATTTTAGATGAACATTACAGAAATAAAGCAGCTTGAAAAGAGacaaaagaaatcaaatctatatatgatatatccttCATATTagatcttttttctttctccctctacCTCTGACCATCCTCCTCCACCGATGTCAAAGAGCAACATAGGCATCAAAATCAAATGCATCGATGTGTTGCAAGTTACTCATCAAAATTGAAATCAGCCTTCTAAAAATAAGGCAACGATCTGT harbors:
- the LOC114404890 gene encoding uncharacterized protein LOC114404890, which encodes MVRPGSTMPAKIRESTRFYPYFKDCIGAIDGTHIPASVKGRDVSSYRDRHGNISQNVLAACNFDLEFMYVLSGWEGSAHDSKVLSDALARNSDEFPVKLTDESSSSSSVLPNYEDNDHEPIVQTQEQEREDANIWRTNIGSDIWHNSILAAQVLKGSSPLTSTCSEAFLVVANGFGLHFLK
- the LOC114404891 gene encoding uncharacterized protein At2g29880-like; protein product: MGDSQENNKGKSRDKDNYVSWTMEDTNELLHLLVDAMNRGLRDANGSLSKQNVERIILPQLNAKTKFPKTYSHYLSRMKWFRNQYNMMSTLMRNNSGFGWDPIGKTFTAHEDVWKDYLKSHPSHSKLRGKSMVDYEYLKIVVGGGVSSGNNSISVDPDDTDATTFEPENRTVGIEEFSYDPNSDTFITPNNYEPAYQPPSPNQPSPPSHPPLDSEVPIEKQNCHKRRRSEYGGSSSAVGINNQGNVLENLSVGIGTIAVNFEKISNMMEKREKDRDRDRELEGIIWDVIKEIPNLDDITRFKTA